One uncultured Hyphomonas sp. genomic region harbors:
- a CDS encoding TonB-dependent receptor: MTKYRDSKCVWLAGASVLAMGLLAPAAVAQEEGESTRTLSTVTVTTQKVEESIQDVPIAVSAFDEEALERLQLTGGPDLVKSIPNVTFTKGNFTGFNFKIRGIGVDSVAQSGDAGVGVHQNDVPLTANRLFEAEFYDVERVEVLRGPQGTLYGRNATGGVFNLITAKPVLGEFQADAELTYGNENTFKAKGMVNLPLGEKAALRLAGSLLQRDGYVKNSVTGNDIDDRDLSSFRATFAVEPTDNLRGWVSYEHFEEDDSRLRAGKQLCKKDPGFDTFAGIPVSAFDQLVTSLGCQDAPLSQSNDRVNSQATLGGGLAITAGLLNGDAFTDPVNPDLRTIESAFDPIYKADQDLITWKGEWNVTDSLLFTYLGSHNESSVQSIEDYNKIAPTIAFNETAGPFAAVPALYPLLFPGGVVSDPELGVSNLFRTFDQSGGGSDQDTHELRLQSDFDGPINFNLGAIKVDFEAIDPYDSTAGYYVLSNSLTALTQLNNAAGGAFFGGNVPLDSGSTDNLGLFNGTMNGDGGEYFRSLSPYRLDSTAVFGETYYQATDNLKFTLGLRYTTDKKEQDVIPTFLFTPQAPGADPLQPSPIVGAAPDDGGDGSLNTEDKETTGRFGVDWSPDLGFTDETLIYGVYSKGYKGGGINPPQPAGANLFSQTFDPEFVNSIEIGTKNTLGGGVAQLNLTGFHYDYEGYQITQIINRSSVNTNIDAKIKGLEVEFLWTPADNWLLTANLGILDTEIQDAYGIDVLDRANGRSDLVVLKNASSFANCVVSAQGYATVLGAIQGGLLNPGDTRGLCTGAFSGQEAAFGLDGVTVSYTDSNGNVQTANALEPFEGDAKSLDGNNLPGAPDTTLNLAAEYTLPALGNSNWDMTIRGDYYYQADSVSRIWNTQRDQLDSWSNVNLSILFNNEESGWGVEVFAKNLTDEEVITGNYLTDDSSGLFTNVFLTEPALYGVTVKKSW; this comes from the coding sequence ATGACCAAATACAGAGACTCGAAATGTGTCTGGTTGGCTGGCGCATCCGTGTTGGCCATGGGGCTGCTGGCACCCGCTGCCGTCGCCCAGGAGGAAGGCGAAAGCACAAGAACACTTTCCACCGTTACCGTGACGACCCAGAAGGTCGAGGAATCCATTCAGGACGTTCCAATCGCGGTCTCGGCGTTTGACGAAGAAGCGCTTGAGCGCCTCCAGCTGACCGGCGGTCCGGACCTCGTCAAATCCATCCCGAACGTGACCTTCACCAAAGGCAACTTCACGGGCTTCAACTTCAAGATCCGCGGCATTGGTGTGGACTCGGTCGCCCAGTCTGGCGACGCCGGGGTTGGTGTCCACCAGAACGATGTCCCGCTGACAGCGAACCGCCTGTTCGAAGCGGAATTCTACGATGTTGAACGGGTCGAGGTTCTGCGTGGGCCGCAGGGTACACTGTACGGACGGAACGCCACCGGCGGTGTGTTCAACCTGATCACTGCCAAGCCGGTGCTCGGTGAGTTCCAGGCAGATGCCGAACTGACCTACGGCAACGAAAATACGTTCAAAGCGAAGGGCATGGTCAACCTGCCGCTTGGCGAAAAGGCCGCCTTGCGCCTCGCGGGCTCGCTTCTCCAGCGCGACGGCTATGTGAAAAACTCCGTCACGGGCAACGATATCGATGACCGTGACCTCTCCAGCTTCCGGGCGACTTTCGCAGTGGAACCGACCGACAATCTGCGCGGCTGGGTTTCCTACGAACACTTCGAAGAAGATGACAGCCGCCTGCGCGCCGGCAAGCAGCTTTGTAAAAAGGATCCGGGCTTCGATACCTTTGCCGGTATCCCGGTCTCCGCTTTCGACCAGCTCGTAACTTCGCTTGGCTGTCAGGATGCTCCGCTCAGCCAGTCGAACGACCGGGTGAACTCGCAGGCAACGCTTGGCGGCGGTCTTGCCATCACGGCCGGTCTGCTGAACGGCGACGCCTTCACAGATCCGGTGAACCCGGACCTGCGCACCATCGAATCTGCTTTCGATCCGATCTACAAAGCAGACCAGGACCTGATCACCTGGAAGGGTGAATGGAACGTCACCGACAGCCTGCTGTTCACCTATCTCGGCAGCCACAATGAAAGCTCGGTTCAGTCGATCGAAGACTACAACAAGATCGCCCCGACCATTGCCTTCAATGAAACAGCTGGCCCATTCGCAGCTGTCCCGGCACTTTATCCGCTCCTGTTCCCGGGCGGTGTCGTGTCTGACCCGGAACTTGGCGTTTCCAACCTCTTCCGTACGTTCGACCAATCGGGCGGCGGCAGCGATCAGGACACGCACGAGCTTCGTCTGCAGTCTGACTTCGACGGACCGATCAACTTCAATCTCGGCGCCATCAAGGTCGATTTCGAAGCAATTGATCCGTATGACAGCACAGCCGGATATTACGTGCTCTCAAACTCTCTGACGGCCCTGACCCAGCTGAATAACGCTGCGGGTGGAGCCTTCTTCGGCGGCAATGTGCCGCTCGACTCCGGCAGCACGGACAATCTCGGACTGTTCAACGGCACGATGAACGGTGATGGTGGCGAATACTTCCGGTCCCTGTCTCCTTACCGCCTCGATTCGACTGCTGTCTTCGGCGAGACGTACTATCAGGCAACGGACAATCTGAAGTTCACCCTTGGCCTGAGATATACGACCGACAAAAAGGAACAGGATGTCATTCCGACCTTCCTGTTCACGCCGCAAGCACCGGGTGCGGACCCGCTGCAACCGTCGCCGATCGTTGGTGCTGCCCCGGATGATGGCGGAGATGGCAGCCTGAACACCGAAGACAAGGAAACCACCGGCCGCTTTGGCGTCGACTGGTCACCGGATCTCGGCTTCACCGACGAAACACTTATCTATGGTGTTTACTCGAAAGGCTACAAAGGCGGCGGCATCAACCCTCCGCAGCCTGCCGGTGCAAACCTGTTCTCGCAAACCTTCGATCCTGAGTTCGTAAACTCGATCGAAATCGGTACGAAGAACACGCTTGGTGGCGGGGTTGCCCAGCTCAACCTGACCGGGTTCCATTATGATTATGAAGGCTACCAGATCACCCAGATCATCAACCGGTCTTCAGTGAACACCAACATCGACGCCAAGATCAAAGGCCTCGAAGTAGAGTTCCTCTGGACCCCGGCAGACAACTGGTTGCTCACGGCAAACCTGGGTATTCTGGATACAGAGATCCAGGATGCATATGGCATCGACGTTCTTGATCGTGCCAATGGCCGGTCTGACCTCGTTGTGCTGAAGAACGCTTCGAGCTTCGCAAACTGCGTGGTTTCGGCCCAGGGTTACGCAACGGTTCTCGGTGCTATTCAGGGCGGTCTGCTCAATCCGGGTGACACGCGCGGTCTCTGCACCGGTGCCTTCTCCGGCCAAGAAGCGGCGTTCGGACTTGACGGTGTGACCGTGAGCTACACGGACAGCAACGGAAACGTCCAAACGGCGAATGCACTTGAGCCGTTCGAAGGAGACGCGAAGAGCCTCGATGGGAATAATCTCCCGGGCGCTCCGGACACGACGCTGAACCTCGCTGCTGAATATACCCTCCCGGCCCTCGGCAATTCGAACTGGGATATGACGATCCGCGGCGACTACTACTATCAGGCGGACAGCGTCAGCCGGATCTGGAACACGCAGCGTGACCAACTCGACTCCTGGTCGAACGTCAACCTGTCGATCCTCTTCAACAATGAAGAGAGCGGCTGGGGCGTGGAAGTGTTCGCCAAGAACCTGACGGATGAGGAAGTCATCACGGGTAACTACCTGACCGACGACTCCTCCGGCCTGTTCACCAACGTCTTCCTGACGGAACCGGCGCTCTATGGCGTCACAGTCAAGAAGTCCTGGTAA
- a CDS encoding response regulator transcription factor, translating to MRVLLIEDDSAVARSIELMLKSAGFNIYTTDLGEEGVDLGKVYEYDMIILDLSLPDISGYDVLKQLRMGRVNTPVMILSGNPDIEAKVRTLGYGADDYLTKPFNKDELIARITAIVRRSKGHAESVIRTGEILVNLDAKTVEVDGDRVHLTGKEYQMFELLSLRKGTTLTKEMFLNHLYGGMDEPELKIIDVFICKLRKKLQQATGGNHYIETVWGRGYVLRDPRPSSKTKEVEEAA from the coding sequence ATGCGCGTCCTGCTAATTGAAGACGATAGCGCCGTCGCGCGTTCCATCGAGCTGATGCTGAAGTCTGCTGGCTTCAACATCTACACCACAGATCTCGGTGAAGAAGGTGTCGATCTGGGCAAGGTCTACGAGTACGACATGATCATCCTCGATCTGTCTCTGCCCGACATCTCCGGCTATGACGTCCTCAAACAGCTGCGCATGGGCCGCGTGAACACGCCGGTCATGATCCTCTCCGGGAACCCGGACATCGAGGCGAAAGTCCGCACGCTGGGCTATGGCGCTGACGATTACCTCACCAAGCCGTTCAACAAGGACGAGCTGATCGCCCGTATCACCGCGATTGTGCGCCGCTCCAAAGGCCATGCCGAGAGCGTGATCCGCACCGGTGAGATCCTGGTGAATCTCGACGCGAAGACGGTGGAAGTGGACGGCGACCGCGTGCACCTCACCGGCAAGGAATACCAGATGTTCGAACTGCTCTCCCTCCGGAAGGGCACGACGCTGACCAAGGAAATGTTCCTGAACCACCTCTATGGCGGCATGGACGAGCCGGAACTGAAGATCATCGACGTCTTCATCTGTAAGCTCCGCAAGAAGCTTCAGCAGGCCACCGGCGGTAACCATTATATCGAAACGGTCTGGGGCCGTGGCTATGTGCTGCGCGATCCGCGCCCGAGCTCGAAGACCAAAGAGGTCGAAGAGGCGGCATAA
- a CDS encoding PQQ-dependent sugar dehydrogenase: protein MRPILAGFVSAVALAACGSGSAAAPVAPDVSSDVQVTLTPVVEAEFPWGLAFLPNGDLLFTEKDGGLNYVAGGEGEATQVTGMPPALTGGQGGYFGITLDPDFDSNRLIYVAYAEGTEADNGTAVIRARLSDDHASLEDITEIFRADSRDTAYHFGGRLQFANDGTLFVSLGEGFKYMKDAQDPKITHGSLIRINSDGTIPADNPFADGVDGNPAVYSYGHRNIQGLYYDKSEGTLYETEHGPKGGDEFNIIKPGANYGWPVITYGVNYDGTIITEQTEKEGMEQPLTYWVPSIAPSGLTRLTSDVYPGWKGDFFVGGMNGPAGLELVRLRLEDGKVTERENLFKDEYAIRDVVEAPDGHLYVATKDLDGIFRVELAE from the coding sequence ATGCGCCCGATCCTTGCCGGTTTTGTTTCCGCCGTTGCGCTTGCAGCCTGTGGCTCCGGATCCGCAGCTGCCCCCGTTGCGCCTGACGTCAGCAGCGACGTGCAGGTCACCCTGACCCCTGTTGTCGAAGCCGAGTTTCCATGGGGGCTGGCCTTCCTGCCGAACGGCGACCTCCTGTTCACCGAAAAAGACGGCGGCCTGAACTATGTGGCCGGCGGCGAAGGCGAAGCCACACAGGTGACCGGCATGCCCCCAGCCCTGACCGGGGGCCAGGGCGGCTATTTCGGCATCACGCTGGATCCGGATTTCGACTCCAACCGCCTGATCTATGTCGCCTATGCCGAGGGAACAGAGGCCGACAACGGTACCGCCGTCATCAGAGCCCGTCTGAGCGACGATCATGCCTCTCTGGAAGATATCACCGAGATTTTCCGGGCCGACTCCCGCGATACGGCCTATCATTTCGGCGGCCGCCTGCAATTCGCCAATGACGGGACGCTGTTCGTCTCACTGGGCGAAGGCTTCAAATACATGAAAGACGCTCAAGACCCCAAGATCACTCATGGATCCCTCATTCGCATCAATTCCGATGGCACCATTCCGGCTGATAATCCGTTTGCCGATGGAGTAGATGGGAACCCCGCCGTGTACTCCTACGGACACCGCAACATTCAGGGCCTTTATTACGACAAGTCCGAAGGCACGCTCTACGAAACCGAGCACGGCCCCAAAGGCGGCGATGAATTCAACATCATCAAGCCTGGTGCCAATTATGGCTGGCCGGTCATCACCTATGGCGTCAACTATGACGGCACGATCATTACCGAACAGACCGAGAAGGAAGGCATGGAGCAGCCGCTCACCTATTGGGTGCCGTCCATCGCCCCATCCGGCCTTACCCGTCTCACCAGCGATGTTTATCCCGGTTGGAAGGGTGACTTCTTCGTTGGCGGCATGAACGGCCCAGCGGGGCTGGAACTTGTCCGCCTGCGGCTGGAAGACGGCAAAGTGACCGAGCGCGAAAACCTGTTCAAGGACGAATATGCCATCCGCGATGTGGTTGAGGCACCTGACGGCCATCTCTACGTCGCAACGAAAGACCTGGACGGAATCTTCCGCGTCGAACTCGCCGAATAG
- a CDS encoding 6-carboxytetrahydropterin synthase, producing the protein MATELANAQTDRAALSPEGRVFEITKAVHFEAAHFMGGKPEGHPYRNMHGHSFRLEATVAGVVKEGEQWVEDFSHLTACLNATAEKLDHKLLNEIDGLEIPTLERICLWAAEDLREALPGLKRVALARPSLNERCELVL; encoded by the coding sequence ATGGCGACTGAGCTTGCAAACGCACAAACTGACCGGGCTGCCCTGAGCCCTGAGGGCCGCGTGTTCGAGATCACCAAGGCGGTGCATTTCGAGGCGGCGCACTTCATGGGCGGCAAGCCGGAAGGGCATCCGTACCGGAACATGCATGGCCATTCCTTCCGCCTGGAAGCGACTGTTGCCGGCGTCGTGAAAGAGGGCGAGCAGTGGGTGGAGGATTTCTCTCACCTGACGGCCTGCCTGAACGCGACAGCCGAAAAGCTGGATCACAAACTGCTCAACGAGATCGACGGGCTTGAAATCCCGACGCTGGAGCGGATCTGCCTCTGGGCCGCCGAAGACCTGCGCGAGGCGCTGCCGGGGCTGAAGCGCGTCGCTCTGGCGCGCCCCAGCCTCAACGAGCGGTGTGAACTCGTCCTGTAA
- the queC gene encoding 7-cyano-7-deazaguanine synthase QueC, translated as MTSQTSPSVTRALVLFSGGQDSATCLAWAIDRFDLVETIGFDYGQRHAVELTCREKVRIGMASLKEAWATRLGDDHMIDATVLKGLGETAMTHDVAIETTEAGLPSTFVPGRNLLFLTLAGALAVRRGISVLVGGMCETDYSGYPDCRNDTIQAQAETLRLGLGKPMSIETPLMYIDKAGTWEMAHGLAGQALIDLIVEDTHTCYLGDRSHRHDWGYGCGSCPACELRAAGWQRWQAAR; from the coding sequence ATGACCTCGCAGACCTCACCCTCCGTCACCCGGGCCCTTGTCCTTTTTTCCGGCGGTCAGGATTCAGCCACCTGCCTTGCCTGGGCGATTGACCGGTTTGACCTGGTCGAGACGATCGGGTTCGACTATGGCCAGCGCCATGCCGTGGAACTGACCTGCCGTGAAAAAGTCCGGATCGGGATGGCGAGCCTCAAGGAGGCCTGGGCAACGCGGCTTGGCGACGATCACATGATCGATGCCACGGTGCTCAAGGGCCTCGGTGAAACGGCCATGACTCATGATGTCGCCATCGAGACGACCGAGGCCGGGCTTCCGTCGACCTTCGTGCCGGGCCGCAATCTCCTGTTCCTGACGCTCGCCGGCGCGCTGGCCGTGCGGCGCGGTATTTCCGTCCTGGTGGGCGGCATGTGCGAGACGGACTATTCCGGCTATCCCGATTGCCGGAACGACACGATCCAGGCTCAGGCCGAAACGCTTCGCCTCGGGCTGGGCAAGCCGATGTCGATCGAGACGCCGCTCATGTATATTGACAAGGCGGGCACCTGGGAGATGGCGCACGGTCTTGCCGGGCAGGCCCTGATCGACCTGATCGTGGAAGACACACACACCTGCTATCTCGGCGACCGCTCACACCGGCACGACTGGGGCTATGGGTGCGGCAGCTGCCCGGCGTGCGAGCTGCGCGCGGCGGGCTGGCAGCGGTGGCAGGCCGCGCGATGA
- a CDS encoding TonB-dependent receptor — translation MKRTRQPKCVLLAGASAAVLSLIQAPALAQEADAPNTATTEEAAPPAASTPAAEDDKRLGVVQVTATRREQSIIDVPLAVTAISPLEIERQGVADLRSLDNLSASFNMSSTQTESQGASLRIRGVGTTGNNIGLESAVGVFLDGVYLSRPGVALGDLVDLQQIEVLRGPQGTLFGRNTSAGALNITTKAPNLKEMDAFANLTAGNLGLVNVQGGFSTPIVEDKLAVRLSGAYRTRDALAESTTGAESYTRDRWIVRGQALWQINPDASLRIIADYSEADEQCCDAPVVYDPLGDAGIYAAVGLPADGGVLESGFRAQKKGITNGEQFQNPFEQSGISATLEWDLGPADMTYIGAYRSFKAESIQHSDFVGLDVFQVGDNSTPFASPDVQPSYDDIKTTTHELRFQGLAFDGRLDWLLGAYYSEEEIEERALMTLGGDYGRYVSALFVPSLGAATVATGFGGNIPAALGGVDPAGSYADNLYTQDAESMSIFTHNVFEITDGLNLTVGLRYVEETKDGAFDQLSASSPTCVNIANGLLAGAYPGTLASLAQSALGATCFPFATEADTPASAFLPLPRTFSDKFEDEELVYTVKIGARLTDDVNFYAGLTHGFKSGGFNLDSTAAAGGADPRFDSEKIDALEAGLKGIFNDGRGRFDFAVFRQEMEDFQVLEFTGVQFQTFNVPKVVSNGFELEVQNALTDRLSTNAAITYTDAYYPEDCAPGGFDPSNPVNRLCGFKLTNAPEWVGLLGLTWEDQLPNGMGYFLTGNMRTESERRTSTQAVDDTGVPLEDDWQAENTKLNLRAGISSADERWTFEVWGNNVFDESTKAVTFSIPLRGPARGVYLQEPATYGVTLRTRF, via the coding sequence TTGAAAAGAACCCGACAACCGAAGTGCGTCTTGCTGGCAGGTGCCTCTGCCGCCGTATTGAGCCTGATTCAGGCCCCGGCGCTGGCACAGGAAGCTGACGCACCGAACACCGCCACCACCGAAGAAGCTGCTCCTCCCGCCGCATCCACACCCGCCGCTGAAGACGACAAACGTCTCGGTGTTGTGCAGGTGACCGCGACGCGCCGCGAGCAGAGCATCATCGACGTGCCGCTGGCAGTCACCGCCATCAGCCCCCTGGAAATCGAACGCCAGGGCGTGGCCGACCTTCGCTCGCTGGACAATCTTTCAGCCAGCTTCAACATGAGCTCGACACAGACGGAATCGCAGGGCGCCTCGCTCCGCATCCGCGGCGTCGGCACCACCGGTAACAATATCGGTCTGGAAAGCGCCGTCGGCGTGTTCCTCGATGGCGTCTACCTGTCACGTCCGGGCGTCGCCCTGGGTGACCTGGTCGACCTGCAGCAGATCGAAGTCCTGCGCGGTCCGCAGGGCACGCTGTTCGGCCGCAACACGTCTGCCGGTGCCCTGAACATCACGACCAAGGCCCCGAACCTGAAAGAAATGGACGCGTTCGCAAACCTTACGGCCGGCAATCTCGGCCTGGTGAACGTCCAGGGCGGGTTCAGCACACCGATCGTGGAAGACAAGCTGGCGGTCCGCCTGTCCGGCGCCTACCGTACGCGCGACGCGCTGGCAGAAAGCACGACGGGTGCGGAAAGCTACACGCGGGATCGCTGGATCGTCCGCGGACAGGCCCTGTGGCAGATCAATCCGGACGCCTCGCTGCGGATCATCGCGGACTATTCCGAAGCCGATGAGCAATGCTGCGATGCCCCGGTCGTCTATGACCCACTTGGCGATGCCGGCATCTACGCGGCTGTCGGCCTGCCAGCGGATGGCGGTGTGCTTGAGTCCGGCTTCCGGGCCCAGAAGAAAGGCATCACCAACGGCGAGCAATTCCAGAACCCGTTCGAACAGTCCGGCATCTCTGCCACGCTGGAGTGGGATCTTGGCCCGGCGGACATGACCTATATCGGCGCATACCGCAGCTTCAAGGCTGAATCCATTCAGCACTCTGACTTTGTGGGACTCGACGTTTTCCAGGTTGGCGACAACTCCACCCCGTTCGCCTCGCCGGACGTCCAGCCCTCCTATGACGACATCAAGACCACGACCCATGAACTCCGGTTCCAGGGCCTTGCCTTCGATGGCCGTCTCGACTGGCTGCTCGGTGCCTACTACTCGGAAGAGGAGATCGAGGAGCGCGCGCTGATGACTCTCGGCGGCGACTATGGTCGGTATGTGTCGGCGCTGTTCGTGCCGTCCCTCGGTGCAGCCACGGTTGCCACGGGTTTCGGCGGCAACATTCCGGCCGCGCTCGGCGGTGTAGACCCGGCCGGCAGCTATGCCGACAACCTCTACACTCAGGACGCCGAGTCCATGTCGATCTTTACGCACAATGTGTTCGAGATCACGGACGGGCTGAACCTGACGGTTGGCCTGCGCTACGTCGAAGAGACCAAGGATGGCGCCTTCGACCAGCTGTCCGCCAGCTCACCGACCTGTGTGAACATTGCCAACGGCCTGCTGGCTGGCGCCTATCCGGGGACGCTCGCGTCCCTCGCCCAGAGCGCGCTCGGGGCGACCTGCTTCCCGTTCGCGACCGAAGCAGACACGCCGGCGTCCGCCTTCCTTCCGCTGCCGCGGACCTTCTCCGACAAGTTCGAAGACGAGGAACTGGTCTATACGGTCAAGATCGGGGCACGGCTCACGGATGATGTGAACTTCTATGCCGGCCTGACCCATGGCTTCAAATCCGGCGGCTTCAACCTCGACTCCACGGCCGCGGCCGGCGGGGCGGATCCGCGCTTCGATTCCGAAAAGATCGACGCACTTGAAGCCGGCCTGAAAGGCATCTTCAACGATGGCCGCGGACGGTTTGACTTCGCCGTGTTCCGTCAGGAAATGGAGGACTTCCAGGTTCTCGAATTCACCGGCGTCCAGTTCCAGACGTTCAACGTCCCGAAAGTGGTCAGCAACGGCTTCGAACTGGAAGTCCAGAACGCGCTGACGGACCGTCTGAGCACGAATGCCGCCATCACCTACACCGATGCCTACTATCCTGAGGATTGCGCACCGGGCGGGTTTGACCCGTCAAACCCGGTGAACCGCCTGTGCGGTTTCAAACTGACCAATGCCCCGGAATGGGTTGGTCTGCTCGGATTGACCTGGGAAGACCAGCTGCCAAACGGCATGGGCTATTTCCTGACCGGCAACATGCGCACTGAGTCGGAACGCCGGACATCCACCCAGGCCGTCGATGACACTGGCGTGCCACTCGAAGATGACTGGCAGGCCGAGAACACGAAACTGAACCTTCGCGCGGGCATCTCCTCGGCAGATGAACGTTGGACCTTCGAGGTCTGGGGGAACAATGTGTTCGACGAGTCGACCAAGGCGGTGACCTTCAGCATTCCTCTGCGCGGCCCTGCCCGCGGGGTCTACCTGCAGGAACCGGCCACTTATGGTGTGACTTTGAGGACACGCTTCTAG
- the recR gene encoding recombination mediator RecR, with protein sequence MPDIGAMSQRSAGPEILRLIELMSRLPGFGPRSARRAALFLLKQRDTLLLPLAEAMSDAGHRIEKCEVCGNYDTLQPCAVCQSGGRDEGLICVVEDVPDLWALERGGSYKGRYHVLGGVMSAVDGVTPDDLNIPTLISRVDAGGIREVILALNATFEGQNTAHYVADQLAGKGVQITYLAHGVPVGGELDHLDDGTLAAALRARRTSE encoded by the coding sequence ATGCCTGACATTGGGGCCATGTCACAGCGATCTGCCGGCCCTGAGATTCTCCGCCTTATTGAGCTGATGTCCCGGCTTCCGGGCTTCGGCCCGCGATCTGCGCGCCGCGCGGCCCTGTTCCTTCTGAAGCAGCGCGACACACTGCTCTTGCCGCTGGCCGAAGCGATGTCTGATGCCGGTCACCGGATCGAGAAGTGTGAAGTCTGCGGGAATTACGACACGCTGCAGCCTTGCGCGGTCTGCCAGTCAGGCGGGCGCGATGAAGGGCTGATCTGCGTGGTGGAGGACGTGCCGGACCTCTGGGCGCTGGAGCGGGGCGGGTCGTACAAGGGGCGGTATCATGTCCTTGGCGGGGTCATGTCCGCTGTGGATGGTGTCACGCCGGATGACCTCAACATTCCCACGCTCATTTCCCGCGTGGATGCCGGCGGCATCCGTGAGGTGATCCTGGCGCTGAATGCCACGTTCGAGGGCCAGAACACGGCGCATTATGTTGCCGACCAGCTGGCAGGCAAGGGCGTGCAGATAACCTATCTCGCTCACGGTGTGCCGGTGGGCGGAGAGCTGGACCATCTGGACGATGGCACGCTCGCTGCCGCGTTGCGCGCTCGCCGGACAAGCGAGTAG
- a CDS encoding AAA family ATPase, with product MSFMMRKSQERPAPRPTPRRVEPASIIAVASGKGGVGKTFMAITLASAFAQAGKRTLLVDGDLGLANVDVQLGIAPETDLAAVIAGWVELDDAVTPVDGGAADGGFDVLPGRSGSGALAELPPEEVARLAAGLSALALQYDQVVVDLGAGIEANCMRLARAADKALMVITDEPTSMTDAYAFIKVLRGYAPNVEPVVCINQADSRAAGQRTYEAIARACQTFLGFRPHLAGVVIRDPKVRDAIRCQKTLISTDPQAQPIQDAIAISQMLIGNAQAAELGN from the coding sequence ATGAGTTTCATGATGCGCAAATCGCAGGAACGTCCGGCACCGCGGCCTACACCGCGGCGGGTGGAACCTGCCTCGATCATTGCTGTTGCGAGCGGGAAGGGCGGCGTCGGCAAGACGTTCATGGCCATCACGCTGGCCTCAGCCTTCGCCCAGGCCGGCAAACGGACCCTGCTGGTGGATGGTGACCTTGGCCTCGCCAATGTCGATGTCCAGCTCGGGATCGCCCCGGAGACTGACCTTGCCGCCGTGATCGCCGGCTGGGTCGAACTCGACGATGCGGTTACGCCGGTTGATGGCGGCGCTGCCGATGGCGGATTCGATGTGCTGCCGGGACGGTCAGGGTCCGGTGCGCTGGCCGAACTGCCGCCGGAAGAAGTTGCCCGCCTTGCTGCCGGCCTCTCCGCGCTGGCCCTGCAATATGACCAGGTCGTTGTGGACCTGGGCGCCGGGATCGAGGCGAACTGCATGCGGCTTGCCCGTGCGGCCGACAAGGCCCTGATGGTGATTACCGACGAGCCGACATCGATGACCGATGCTTACGCCTTCATCAAGGTGCTGCGGGGCTATGCGCCGAATGTCGAGCCGGTGGTCTGTATCAACCAGGCTGACAGCCGCGCCGCCGGGCAGCGGACCTATGAGGCCATTGCCCGGGCCTGCCAGACATTCCTCGGCTTCCGCCCGCATCTCGCTGGTGTGGTGATCCGCGACCCGAAGGTCCGCGACGCGATCCGCTGCCAGAAAACACTGATTTCCACAGATCCTCAGGCTCAGCCGATCCAGGATGCCATTGCCATCAGCCAGATGCTGATCGGGAATGCTCAGGCGGCGGAGTTGGGAAATTAA
- the queE gene encoding 7-carboxy-7-deazaguanine synthase: MTYSVKEAFYTLQGEGAQTGRAAVFLRFAGCNLWSGLERDRAKAVCQFCDTDFVGTDGENGGKYRTAGEVAALVASIWTSNAGPDGRPYVVCTGGEPLLQLDPPLIDALHTAGFEIAVETNGTIEAPEGLDWICVSPKANAALVLKKGNELKLVYPQDEAEAQPERFTELDFQHFFLQPKDNSEAARNVQAAAAYCLKNPQWRLSLQTHKLTGLP; encoded by the coding sequence ATGACCTATTCGGTCAAGGAAGCTTTCTACACCCTGCAAGGGGAGGGCGCGCAGACCGGCCGGGCCGCGGTGTTCCTGCGCTTTGCCGGATGCAACCTCTGGAGCGGACTTGAGCGCGACCGGGCCAAAGCCGTCTGTCAGTTCTGCGACACCGACTTTGTCGGCACCGACGGAGAGAATGGCGGCAAGTACAGGACCGCCGGAGAAGTTGCCGCGCTGGTCGCTTCCATCTGGACATCCAATGCCGGCCCAGACGGCCGGCCTTATGTCGTCTGCACCGGCGGGGAACCGCTGCTGCAGCTGGACCCGCCGCTGATCGATGCCCTCCATACGGCAGGCTTCGAGATTGCGGTGGAGACCAATGGCACGATCGAGGCGCCGGAAGGGCTCGACTGGATCTGCGTCAGCCCCAAGGCCAATGCGGCGCTCGTGCTGAAAAAGGGTAATGAACTCAAGCTGGTCTACCCGCAGGATGAGGCCGAAGCGCAGCCCGAACGGTTCACGGAACTGGACTTTCAGCACTTTTTCCTGCAACCGAAGGACAATTCCGAGGCGGCCCGCAATGTGCAGGCTGCCGCTGCTTACTGTCTGAAGAATCCGCAATGGCGACTGAGCTTGCAAACGCACAAACTGACCGGGCTGCCCTGA